Part of the Microtus ochrogaster isolate Prairie Vole_2 chromosome 19, MicOch1.0, whole genome shotgun sequence genome, gggggggagtagctTCTTGCCCTTGGTCCTTGCAAGCTGAGTGTCTTTGATTGAAATCAGAGCCACGGAAGAGCGAGAACCACCTGCGGTTGTGAGCATTCCCAGCAGAAAGTGGAAGGATTCTGTTAGGAGGTCTACTACTCCAGCCTGTTCTCCTTACAGACAACCTGTGGAGCACATATTCGGACAAGGGGGCATTTGTGGAAAAGAAGGGCGTGTCCTCAACACCCGTGTCTGAGGAGAGCCGGCCTGGTGCATTGCCATACGTCCTCACGGACATCATGACCTACTTCACCATGCTAGTTGGCATCTACTTCCCCTCCGTAACAGGTGAGGCTCCccgcctccctgcctcccctgcttctcttgcctctgtgtctgtttctctgtgtattccccCATGAATATCTTCCTTTGACTCTTGTCTTTATGGCtgttgctgtctctgtctcttggtcAGTCTCTGTTTTCTACTCTCTGTGTGTACGTCTCTCTGTCTTTCGGTCCTCAGGGACCATCTTACCAGCAAGCAGTGGTGATACTGGCCTGTCTTTCCTGACCTACAGATGAGTTGTGCTGTGGGCAATATCCTCTAGGTTTTCAGTCACTGTCACTCCTGTCTGTTCTGCAGGGATCATGGCAGGATCCAACCGCTCTGGGGACCTCAAAGACGCCCAGAAGTCCATCCCAACAGGGACCATTCTGGCCATCGTGACCACGTCTTTCATTTGTATCCTTAAAGGAGCCCTGCTGCCCTTGTTCAAGCCCTTCACTCACATTCTCATTGTACCCATCTGTGGTGCACTTTCCAGGTTTAGGGCCTGACCACAGGCTGCCCTGCGTGTAGCTCTGGCAGCCCCATGTGATGTGCCGTACTAAAACATGGCCACCGGATTCCTGTTCTCTTGCGATCGTATTTGGCACATGTCCCTCCAAAATCCCAAGTAAGAACTAAGGGttataattcagtggtagagtgcttatctaaCATGCACAAGGCCATGGCATCATATATCCAGTaatatcaaaggaaaaagaaatacagcatACCATTGGATTGGTCTGGGACACTAGTTATACAGCCTTGATTGGGTGTAGTGCGGTATGTGGCATAAACACTGACCACAGTTGCTTTTGTGAAACTGACATTATAGGAGCCCAGTATCCTCCCAGTAGGGTGGTCTGGCCACCAACCAAGCACTTTTTGAGTACCCTGAGGTTGCATTCTCTTTAGAGAGGACAGTGTCCAAAGGACTATGGAGGTGTGGGATTACAACCATGGGGACAGGGTATGGGGATATCTTACCACTAAGTCATCCTGGGTTCAGCCCCATGGGATAGGGCCCACTGGCTAGTATGCATCTATCTGGAGCTTGGCCTAGGACTGACCACTCCTTGACTTCAGCTCAGATCTTTCCTGCATAGTGCTATTTGGGGCCTGCATCGAGGGTGTGGTCTTGCGAGATAAGTATGTTGGTTTTTTTACTACATGAACTCTGACTCTAATTGGTATATTGTCTTTCCTGAGAGAGACTTCAGCTTTGAAACTCAGTTACTCTTGGCCTCACAATTGTGTGTGAGCTGAAAGCTCTTACTTAACGAGTCACGCTGCCTCTTGCCTGACTCAAGCATTGTGTGTCAGCCCCTTGAGCCTGGAGCCTAAAGACTACTCAGAAAAGTTGAGGCCTGATGAAGCTGGAGAGGAGTAGACAGGGGTGTGAGAATGAGAGAGATGGGACCCGCTGCTGGGTCAGTGGGACTTTAGTGTAGACTATGGTGGACCCTTCCTTCTTATGGTACAAGTTTGTCAGAATCTCAGGGCTTCAGGGGGTCTTACAAACTGTATGGTGAAGAAATATAGTACCCCCAGACCTAAATATGACCGCTGCAGAAGTGGCAATGGCCAACACCATCTTGGCGTAAGCCAGGGCTTTCTGTACTGAGAGGATTCCAGCAGAACGGTGTCAGACCCCCAAAGCCCCTTCCGAGGGAAGCTGCCAAGCTGGTTGGGTCCTCCTAcctgggttgggttttttttaccTCCCTTCTCCCTGAGCCCAGAGGTTCACACTCAAATAGaggacagagatttttttttttctgtcttcagatCACTTTCTGGAAGTTCTACTGACCCCCTTCCCTGCTCACCCGTAGGTTTGGGGAGGCCCTGCAAGGGAACCTGGTCATTGGCATGCTGGCCTGGCCATCCCCCTGGGTCATCGTCATTGGCTCCTTCTTCTCCACCTGTGGTGCTGGCCTACAGAGCCTGACTGGGGCCCCCCGCCTGCTGCAGGCCATCGCCCGCGATGGCATCATCCCTTTCCTGCAGGTGAGCTGCGGCAGATGGTGCTGGCTGCCCTGAGAAGAGCCTTGAAAGGCCGTGTTTGGGTATGTAGGGTCCCTAAGAGTCCATCCTGCAGAGCCGAACCTATGGAATGAAGACAGGGGGACATTGGTTCCTGCCTTTGGACTCTACACTGGTCATCTCTCATACTAGCTACTGGGCTGAGGGTGCAGGGCAGAGGCCACCGAGCACTCTAAAGCCTTTTTCTGGTGGGCCGTGTTTGTCCATGTGACCCTGTTGAGGCTGTGCCAAGGACGGTCCCACTGAAGTTAACCAGGGATTGGTATCCCTGAACCTGGCATCTGTAGCTGGGACTGCAGTTACGGGAGTGAACCTAGAGGTGCAGGATGCGATGAGATTCCTGGGATTATGACATCTCAAAGCATCATAACCCAATAACTTAAACCAAAAGAAGTTGTTTTCCAAAAATTCTGGAGGCTATAGAGTTCCAGTGAGGCCACTGACCACACAGAAGTGATCTGAAGatagaaaacaaagccaaacaaaaaagaaaaccaacaagcaAGCATGGAAGTCCAGGTGTGGCAGAGCTGTCCCCTGAGCCTGTCTGTGTGGCTGTTTAGTTTACTTTTGGGCCTGGCTTCATACTGCATAGTGACATGTGACGAAAGCTTGAAAGTCTCGAACACCTCACTTGTCAAGGACACTGCCTTGTCCACTTGTTCCGCTCACCTGTGGTGGGGTGTTCTCTTGCCCCAGCCCACCTTACCTCTCTCTCCATACTGCAGGTGTTTGGCCATGGAAAGGCCAATGGGGAGCCCACGTGGGCCCTGCTGCTCACGGCCCTCATCTGTGAGACAGGCATTCTCATCGCCTCCCTGGACAGCGTGGCCCCCATCCTGTCCATGTGAGTAGCCTAAAGGACACCAGGGTGGAGAGTGTGAGGGCTTGGCTACTGTCCCTTCCTGTGTGGACACAGGGTCAGGAATAAACATACAAGGCAGGCACAGAAGGCCAGGTGGTTGTGCTCTGGGTACACAGCTGTTGGTCCAGCCGAGGCCAGCATGGTTTTACAGAGAGCTGCTGTGGTAGGGGCAGTGGCTACTTTTGTGGTGTTTGGCCAGGGACAGTAGGATGGGACCTGTTTCTCAGCTGCTGTGTGGAGGCCCGTAGAGGAGGCACCAGTGTGTGAACAGGGAAGATCTCCCTGGAAGATGATGAGCAGTGTGTGGTGGGGCCCTGGCTGCTTTGCGGGGGGCAGCCGACTTACTGGGCCTTCCGCTCCAGGTTCTTCCTCATGTGCTACATGTTCGTGAATCTGGCCTGTGCTGTGCAGACCCTGCTGCGCACACCCAACTGGCGCCCACGTTTCAAGTTCTACCACTGGTAAGGCCTTCTGCATGGATGCCCTGAGGGACCCACAAACCTGAGCACATGCAATCTGTTCTGGAGGGCCCCCCTGTTGCTgggcttaaaactgtttttgtggAAAGAATTCCATGAGGTAATGGTCCTGTGCTGGTCTCTGAACTTTAAGGAAGGTCTGACTTGTACTTACACTCCTGGACACACGTGGGATTCTTGTATCATTCTGGTCAATCGGAAATGTGAAGATCTTAGGACTGCCAGTCTGCTTTGGGGTGGGGTGCACAGAGCCCGTTCTGTGTTCTGCAATGGCTGGGGTGTCTTGTCCATCTCAGGAGGTAAACAGGCATCTGCTGTCCTCAAGTTGCCACAATCCTGGGCCACAGCAGGGTGCCTAGAAGGAATTTCATATTTCAGGGATGACTGAGTGACAGGCCTGACTGCCAGGGGTTGAGGCTGATGTGCTGTTACAAGGAAGGCTTTCATGATGGGGAAGGTGCGGTTTGGGAAGCAGTTTCAGGTGCCAGTTAGGGGCTGTACTGGCCTGGTCTGAGCTTCCTGTTCATTAGGACCCTCTCCTTCCTCGGGATGAGCCTCTGCCTTGCCCTGATGTTCATCTGCTCCTGGTACTACGCCCTCTTCGCCATGCTCATCGCTGGCTGCATCTACAAGTACATCGAATACCGCGGGTGAGTGGCAGCCTCTCGCACGGCCGTGACTTCCCCACACTCCTCAGGCTCACACGGAATCAGGGCTTGACCTGCGCCCAGCCTGGGGGCGTGAATCTGGGTGCTGTTGATGAGGCCTCAGAGGTTAGACACCCTGTGAGATTTGGGGGTACTGTGTCATCCTCTGACCCCAGCCAGGCTGACTTGCTCAGGTATATGCCGATTTCCTGCCCGGGAGCCATTGTGCTCCcggttttttgtttcgttttgttttctgtttttttaacatcacatttatatatatatttacatatatatatatgttaaagatttattatttatttgttatgtatacaacattctgcctccatgtatgcccgcaccccagaagagggcgccagatctcattacagatggttgtgagccaccctgtggttgctgggaattgaactcaggacctctagaagagcagacatCTTAgtggctcttaaccactgagccatctctccagcccacgtcACATATTTTTAACGTCCTACTTTATCAGTGGGTACACCTATGGCTGCATATAGCAGCTGTGACTGTTAGTTTGTTTAAGGAATTTTGCACTCTGTCAAACACAGCACTGATGTGTGACACCCATTGTaagcttgtacacacacatgcacacactctggACAAGGGTGGCATGTATCAGGAGCTACATGTCAGAGTTCTATTCCCACAGAGTTTCCTTCGTCCTTCCCTGACTGTTCTGCCCCTACTCTGGGCCTTGAGAACCGGTCTGGTTCAGGGCTCCCAAGTTATGGTCTTACCCTcattcttccctctgtccctggTGGTCAGTGCCACAGAGGAAGTCCTGCTGCTCATACCGTTCCATGCCACCCAGTAGCCCCTGCCTGTCTCTCAGGTTTACAGAAACTGTGAATACCCCAGCCAGGCAAACATTCTTAGAGTGTTACAGGGACAAGATGACCCTTTTCTCTACCCACACAGGGCTGAAAAGGAGTGGGGTGATGGCATCAGGGGCCTGTCACTGAATGCTGCCCGCTATGCCCTTCTGCGTGTGGAACACGGGCCCCCACATACCAAGAACTGGAGGTGAGTACCTCCTACAGCCATAGAATAGACAGCAGAACAGAGCAAAGACCCTAACCTGTTCATGGTTAATGCTGTCTCAGAAGCTTTTGCTGTTGGCCCCTGGGGAGAGATCTGACAGGGTCTAAGACAGGTCTTAGCACTGTCTAAGAATGGGAGAATAGCCAGAGATGGGACCTGGACATAGGTAATAAGCCACCAGCAGTATGGATTGGAGGCACACTCCTCTAAGAGCGTTTCGTTTGCCCTAAGGCCCAACTGAGCACCCTTAGCTGGGACACCAGTAGCCTTCGACACAGGGCCTGTACCCGCCTCTCCTGTCCTTCCCGTCTCACCCGTCTTACCCGTCCtgtgctgtctgtctgctgtccTTCCCATCTGGTTTGGTGAGCACTGGAACCCAGGCTGTGCGATGCCATTGTAACTCCTGTCCTTGCTTACCCTACCACAGGCCCCAGGTGCTGGTGATGCTGAACCTGGATTCTGAGCAGTGTGTGAAGCACCCCCGCCTGCTGTCCTTCACCTCGCAGCTGAAGGCTGGCAAGGGCCTGACCATCGTGGGTTCTGTGCTAGAGGGCACCTTCTTAGACAAGCACGTGGAGGCCcagagggctgaagaggtgggCAAGGGGAGTGTCATGAATGATGTGAGGGTTCCAGCTACCTAGGAAGGGCTGAGCCGTGTCCTGCATCTCGAGGTTTAGGAGCCACGATTTTAACATGTGCTGTCACTTGTACCTGTCAAGGTGGCTGCCAAGTCTGAAATGGTCAGGAGTAAGATTTGAAGAAAGGAGGTATGTGGTCTCCTGGGATAGAGAGGAGTAGGGACAGCTCCACTCGGCGTGCTGTAGAACTCAGGCACTATGGGCCCCCGTGCCTAGTCTTGGTACTTTGCTCCTGGTGCTTGTTATAGCTGCGCTCCCATGCGCCCCAGCTCCTTCTAGTATGTAGAGACGATGGGTAAATGAGGCAGTGTGCTGCAGATGCCTGATCCTGTGAATGAGGGGGAGAGTGACTAGAACCTGCTCCTGCGGACATACTGGTGCCATCTCTGTAGCCCGCTGCCCACATTTTGGTGTCTGTGTAACTCCCGGGATCCTATGCACgcttttgcatttctctgctttCAGACTTGCGACAGAAAATCTTCAGCCTAAGCAGAGGCGAGCAAGTAGAATCATCAGTCCCCTAATGTCTACCTCTAGCCTCCGCTGTCCCCATAAGACCAGGGTGCTgtcacctccctcccctttcctgtgACATCCTATTCTGTCATCTATCTAGAACCCTTTCTGATTGTCCACCTCCAGTGTCCAGCTTCCCAGATTATCAGAAACCTTTTTACTCTTCTCTCCATTTTGTGGACCTGACCCAGGGTTCCATCATGGCTGCCATGTCTGGGTATCACCCTCTTCTCTGGAGGGGGAGAGGTGATCAGCTTTTCTCTAATGGCCATCCATATCTGCTCTTGCTTGTACATTCAGGCTTCCTGCCGCCTGAGTGTCTGCAAGCTGCAGCCTAATTTCTGAGTTTAGGCTGTGCCAGGTGTAAGAGGTATGATTGTGAGCATGGGTGGGAATGGCTGTTGGTGACCCTGGTTTGTAGTGACAATCTCGTGGCCTTTTCAGTGATGGCATTGCTTACCCAGGCAGCTTTTCAGGTTAGTCAGATTCAGCAAGTTCAAGGAGGACAGGAAAACCATGGATCCTTCTCTTGCCCCTCCAAGGAGGCCAGCAGTTGTCCATCAGCGCTTGTCTCCTTGGATCTAAACACTGGCACCTGTTGACTGTAAACCCATGAATCGAAACATTGTAGCTATTGTCCTTAAGGATGGATGGGTTCTGCCTTGTGAATTGAAACATTGTAGCTATTCTCCTTAAGGAGGGTGTGTTCTGACTTGTGAATTGAAACATTGTAGCTATTGTCATTAAGGCTGGCCGGTGTTGTCTTGTGAATTGAAACATTGTAGCTATCATTCTTAAGGATGGATGTGTTCTCTCGTGAATTGAAACATTGTAGCTATCGTCCTTTAGAATGGACGGTGTTCTGTCGTGTCTGCCAGTAACTAACCTGCAGCTGGTCCGAGAAGCATTCTGTTATGGGGAAGGAGGTAGCTCTGTCATGGAGGTGCTCTTGCTTTTATTCGGTGATAACTCACGGGCACAGAGAGTCCAGTGTCTGCTATACGCACTGTCATGCACTGTGGAGGAAATCCCTGGAATTGAGACCACCAGTTGGGCATAAGGGTGTGCATGGGCTCCTGTTATCTGGTCTCACTGGCAACGAATGGGAAAAGGTATTTGTGTGGAAGTGATGGCTGCAAAGGATCCTCGGACCCCACTTTCAATCTCCATCCTGATAAGACATGAGACACACCCTTAGCTTTCTCACTTATGTCTAACAGTCTgattctcttggtttttttttttgtttgtttttttgtttttttttgttttgttttttttttttttgcagtgctggggtggggatggggaaccTAGGCCACCATACATGTTAGACAGgtgctcagccactgagccatccctaaTCCCTGGGTGGATGATTTTAGTCTCTAAGTGCTTTTAGGCAGAAGGTTATGAGAAAGGCTTTAGCTTTGGAATTAGTCATTTCTATTGATcagcaaaaacaagaaagagctGCCCAAGGGTCCATCTGTCTGCATGTCAGTATCTGGGCCCTGATTCACTTTTCTGATGGATCCCTGTCCTCCAATCAGACTGTTGGTAGTATAAAAATAAGGACATTTTGGGAAAGCCTTTTTATAAATCATCAAAGCTTATATAAGAAACTTGTTTACATGGTTTCTCCTTATCAGAATTAATGTTACTTTCCCTTCTACCTCACCAATTGTGTGTGAAGGCTCAAGAGTTTGAGTCTATCCTTCCTAACTGAGGTCCCATCTTCTCCTGTACGGTCTCCCTGCCCACAGTCACCCTGACTTGTCTGTTACAGTGCCGACCTGGGCTAGGTGCTTGCCTACTCGGGGCTCTGGCCTTTACAGCTTTCATTAGGCTAGGCAGGAGCTTCTTTAGCAGTAAGGCGAGAAGACCCAGCTCCAGCTCCTTGAGTCTGTAGCATGGGGAAAGCAATGTTGCAGCCAGTATCAGGGATACAGGCATCACAAAGCCAGGGCAATGGTGTTTGGGTGCCCTGTGAAATCCTGGTCTCTGCTGTGACCTTTAGCCTGCTTCAGCCTGAAGGACAACAGAATGCCCCTGCCACATGCCATTGTGCTGAGTCAGCCTCTGTAGTACTTCTCCTATGAAACCCCCATCCTGGGCActgttttttccttcctgcttAGGAGCAGCTGTGTCCCATGACCACACCTCCTGCCTGGGCTGCCTCCCACTCCCTGGCATGTTCCCCTTTTAGGACAGTGTGTTTAGATTGTTCCCGAATTACGCAGAATTCTATAAGTGGAACATGTCTGTGTGAGCCTGGTCTGCCCTGGATGGGTGGTAAAGATGAACAGGAagtaagggaggaaggagaggggtaCTGGGGAACCATGTGGAGCTCTAGTGCAGGGCACTGTGGGGCTGACATAGGCCCCTGAAATCAGGCAAAGGAAGGAGAAGTGTTATGTGACCAGTGGAGCAATCCCGGACTGGGTGAAGACTTAAGATTGAGGTGTGGGCACGTTGGGCTCAAATATACTTCCTCCCTTTTCTAGCTCTGGGGCTCCAGGCctttcagcctctgcctccgTCTCCACAcagctgcctgccttctgcctcagGTCTCTCTGCCTATCTTTTTAGGGTGACTTGTTACTGGATTTTGGGTCCCATTGAACAGTCAGGATTATTCTGAAAGGACAccttttccaaataaggtcacatttcCCCATCTTGGCTATAGCATGGTCATAATGGACCTCTTTGGGAGCATCATTCACCCCTCCTGGTCCTAGTTCCTCAAACACATCTATCTCCTATGCAAACTACGCTGATCTCATTACAGGGTCTCCAAAGTCTTGACTCTCACAGCATCAGTGCTAAGTCTGAATCTCATCAGGGACTATGAAGAGGGACTCCTCCCTATGCCTGCATGAAGTGTGGAAAACGTGTGCCTACAGCGATGTGGCCTTCCTAGACTAAAAGGGAGGGTGCAGAGGCTGAAGGTCACCCTCTACATGCATGGGAAGTCTGATAGGGCTGTTCCTCTAGGTTCTATCTGATACCCTGCACTCAAGAGGACCTAGTAGGCCGGACACTATAGTTATGTAATGACAGCATCCCTAGGGCTGTTGATTAGTGAACGGTGTGTCCTGAGTCACAGTGGTCACCCTCTCTATCGACCCCTCTATTGACTTCTCTATTGttctggggagggaggagctgtCCTGGTGGATGCCTGACAGAGTACCAGAAGTGGAAACTGGCATTGTGGCTTGTCCAGTTATTGCTGGAGCACTGGATTTGCTCAGAGGCTGTTAAAGTTGGCCCATTACTATGaagcatttaaacatttaatgatCATTGTCTGATAtgaccctcccacccccaatccaAGTAATAATGAGTGTTTGGTAAAGACAGATCATTTTAAGGCACTATCATATTTAATTCACTATTTCAGGGTAGTAACCCTCCTTGACACCTACACACAGCTGTGTCTCCCAGTGCCAGGTTTATGTTGTCTCTCACACATATGTCTCACACAGATGGCCAGCAACTCCCAAGCACCCCTCAAAGTCTCCATTTCTAAACGTCAGGCTGTGGCATATGTGTAGGGCCCCCCTCACCGCAATGGTGACTGACGGGTGTCTTGACATCACATAGTGACACTCCCCTACAACTTCCACAGAACATCCGATCTCTGATGGGTGCAGAGAAGACCAAAGGCTTCTGCCAACTGGTGGTGTCCTCCAACCTGCGAGATGGCGCATCTCACCTGATCCAGTCAGCTGGCCTCGGTGGCATGAAACACAACACTGTCCTCATGGGCTGGCCAGAGTCCTGGAAGCAGGCAGATAACCCTTTCTCCTGGAAGAACTTTGTGGGTGGGTGTGGCAACCATTTTCCACCAAGGTTCCATGATAGCCCCAGCCGTGTTTCTGTCACACCCAAGTCTGGCTAGAGAGTATATATTTGGGACCTTTGAATGTGCTAGCCACGTTGTTAGTCACTGGGAAAGCAAATGGCTAGTTTATAATCTTTAATACTTTCTCCCCTAATACCCAAGCCTGATCTCCATTTGAGGCTTTTCCTAGAATGTGGCACACAACCCTCTGGAGACCATGGAGTAGCTGGTGACATGGAAGTTGTTCCTTAACACCCTCCTGGGTAGATGACTTGATGGGACCCTGCCTACTTAGCCCGTGACAATCGAGCTAGCCCCACCACCCTGAGATCTCACCCATGTATGCCTCTCTCCACAGACACCGTCCGTGACACTACAGCAGCACACCAGGCATTGTTGGTGGCCAAAAACATTGACTTGTTCCCGCAGAACCAAGAACGCTTCAGTGATGGGAACATTGACGTGTGGTGGATTGTGCATGATGGGGGCATGCTCATGCTGCTGCCCTTCCTGCTGCGCCAGCACAAGGTGTCTGCCGCAGGGACACTGGGACACAGCTAGGCTACAGGGACACCACGGCGTGAAGGGTAtggccttgcttgagttcctgcagaaatgtcccctcccttccccaggtGTGGCGAAAATGCCGGATGCGCATCTTCACTGTAGCCCAGGTGGATGACAACAGCATCCAGATGAAGAAGGACCTACAGATGTTCCTCTACCACCTCAGGATCAGTGccgaggtggaggtggtggagatgGTGCGTACCCACCTGCATGCTCTCGGTGGGTAGGGGAACCTGGATGTCATGCTCCTCTAGGTTACTGTGTGGTCTCTATCCTTAGTTGACAGCTGCTCTGGGGGACGAGGCCAATGGGGTACAGTCCCTAGGGGTGAGGCCTTCCCAGAGAGGTCTGGAGCCATTGGCTTTGTTTTGTCCATGAGTTTATAGTTCGATGGCTAGAATGATTTGTCCATCTGTGGGTAAATAGGGTCACAAGTGTGGGGCTAACAGGTAGAAAAAAATGATTGGGTTACAGTAGATGCAATTTACTGTCTGAATGACTGAGGAGTGAAGTGAATTCTAAGATGCCTACTCCAGCCGTGCCCGAGGACCCAAGGTTGTCCCTGTGGACTGAGCAGCTCCATGGGGATGAACCGTGTACCCTTTGCTCCTCATTGCCTTCTGCTTTCTCTGAATGCCATGTTCTCAGTTGTGTGGTCTGGATGGCTTACTCTCTGATCGTCCATTTGATCATGGATGACACCCAGTGCACGTTGACCCTGTGTTCTGTGCATGGCTGTGTAGCCTGGTCCCTGGGGTAGAACTGGGAGGCCGTCATATTTGGTAGAAGTAGTCCCAGAGAGGCCGTTTGGTGAAGGGTATTCCAGAAGGGCCCATTCTCTTTCCGTGGCCATGTGGAGTGCCACGTTAGGTAGAGGGAGCCACTACCCTCTGTGGTCCCATGGAGACGTCACAGGTCTAGGGCTGCAAAGCTTGcaaactgcctgcctctggctatgtCTCTTTAATCATGGATGAGGCCTGGCATCTCCTTGCATTATTGACGACCTCTTGCATTTTCTTGTCAGCTCCCAGGGAACCTTGTGGGTACAGGGCTATGTTCTCCTCCCTCTGTAAGAGCTTTGTGTAAGTCAGAGTGCAGGTTGGCTCTGGGTTTTGTGCTCTGGGCGCATTTAGACGTTTCTCAGCCATTTGGAGTTGCAGActctctctgtggcttctgaTTGCAGCCTCCTCTCTCTGTAGATGGCTTTCTCGGTCTGGCTGCACACAGAAGTCATAGAAACAGCATTGTTAGCAGTCAGAAACCCATCATTCAACTTAGTAACAGAAGCTGCCCAGAAAAGAGCCATGGAAGGAGACAAGGTCCCGTGAGGCAGACCAGGGCTAGTCGTGGAGACCAGAAGCCAGGCCCTGACCTGGACCTATGTCTGGGATGTACACGTATAAGGCTGCCCAACCCCTCGGATTCAGTCTTGCACCAGGAGTTGGTTTCTAGAGTTAACCTCCATTTCCGAATACAGAAGTCTATGCCCTACAACTGGGAAACCCAGTCAGCTGACAAGGGGCTACCCTGAGTGTAAGTTTTGGGGTGTTTGGGTGTAACAGACAGGGCTATTCTGAGTCCCAACAGTCAAGATCCTCAAGAGCTTAGATGCTGCTGTCCCTTGGTTTGGTATGTTTACCTACGGACTTAATAATTCTGTGAGGGGTCAACTTGTCTGAGACGGGAAATGACAGTTATTTGGGAGCGTGTGTCCTTTGAGACCACAGCATCCACAGACAAGCCAGGAATGCCATGCCCAGAACCCCGAGCAGGGTGTGCTTGGTCAGTATGAGATGTAGCAGCATCACCTGTGTGGTAGTGCTGCCAAGTCCCCAGTAGGGATGAGGTAGGCTAATATCTCCATGCTTCCTTCCGTAGTCACACATACTCATACTTTCCCGGGCTGCTCTGGGATAGTGCTGTGTCACTCCAGGGGCACCGTGTCACTCAAGGCCTAGGATGTGTGGCCACTGCTTGCTTAGGTCTCTTGACAAAAGGGGGTTAGGTCACTGGTTGGCAACGACCCTGTTTTGTATACATTGTTTACTTTTGTGGCCTGACACGTTGTAGGTTGAAAATGACATTTCTGCATTCACCTATGAGAAGACACTAATGATGGAGCAGAGGTCACAGATGCTGAAACAGATGCAGCTGTCGAAAAATGAGCGGGAGAGAGAGGTATGTGCACCGGGAGAAGAGAATAGCTAGGGTAGTGCCATCTGGCCCCAGAGGGGGGATCTGTGCTGATGATAGAGGCAGAGGACAACCCAGCAACACGTGGCTCTGGATTGACAT contains:
- the Slc12a7 gene encoding solute carrier family 12 member 7 isoform X1, translated to MSQRFVVTPAQSGMGDAGPRTEGGSGQPLCLDPDPDPDPDPDPNQVAALKTQEVDALPILRYCREPSRYGDGNPRENSPFINNVEVERESYFEGKNMALFEEEMDSNPMVSSLLNKLANYTNLSQGVVEHEEDEDSRRREIKAPRMGTFIGVYLPCLQNILGVILFLRLTWIVGAAGVLESFLIVSMCCTCTMLTAISMSAIATNGVVPAGGSYYMISRSLGPEFGGAVGLCFYLGTTFAGAMYILGTIEIFLTYISPSAAVFQAESADGEAAALLNNMRVYGSCALALMAVVVFVGVKYVNKLALVFLACVVLSIMAIYAGVIKTAFAPPDIPVCLLGNRTLAKRSFETCAKTQVVSNGTVTTALWRLFCNGSSLSATCDEYFIQNNVTEIQGIPGVASGVFLDNLWSTYSDKGAFVEKKGVSSTPVSEESRPGALPYVLTDIMTYFTMLVGIYFPSVTGIMAGSNRSGDLKDAQKSIPTGTILAIVTTSFIYLSCIVLFGACIEGVVLRDKFGEALQGNLVIGMLAWPSPWVIVIGSFFSTCGAGLQSLTGAPRLLQAIARDGIIPFLQVFGHGKANGEPTWALLLTALICETGILIASLDSVAPILSMFFLMCYMFVNLACAVQTLLRTPNWRPRFKFYHWTLSFLGMSLCLALMFICSWYYALFAMLIAGCIYKYIEYRGAEKEWGDGIRGLSLNAARYALLRVEHGPPHTKNWRPQVLVMLNLDSEQCVKHPRLLSFTSQLKAGKGLTIVGSVLEGTFLDKHVEAQRAEENIRSLMGAEKTKGFCQLVVSSNLRDGASHLIQSAGLGGMKHNTVLMGWPESWKQADNPFSWKNFVDTVRDTTAAHQALLVAKNIDLFPQNQERFSDGNIDVWWIVHDGGMLMLLPFLLRQHKVWRKCRMRIFTVAQVDDNSIQMKKDLQMFLYHLRISAEVEVVEMVENDISAFTYEKTLMMEQRSQMLKQMQLSKNEREREAQLIHDRNTASHTTAAARTQAPPTPDKVQMTWTKEKLIAEKHRNKDTSASGFKDLFSLKPEWGNLDQSNVRRMHTAVKLNGVVLNKSQDAQLVLLNMPGPPKNRQGDENYMEFLEVLTEGLNRVLLVRGGGREVITIYS
- the Slc12a7 gene encoding solute carrier family 12 member 7 isoform X2 codes for the protein MSQRFVVTPAQSGMGDAGPRTEGGSGQPLCLDPDPDPDPDPDPNQVAALKTQEVDALPILRYCREPSRYGDGNPRENSPFINNVEVERESYFEGKNMALFEEEMDSNPMVSSLLNKLANYTNLSQGVVEHEEDEDSRRREIKAPRMGTFIGVYLPCLQNILGVILFLRLTWIVGAAGVLESFLIVSMCCTCTMLTAISMSAIATNGVVPAGGSYYMISRSLGPEFGGAVGLCFYLGTTFAGAMYILGTIEIFLTYISPSAAVFQAESADGEAAALLNNMRVYGSCALALMAVVVFVGVKYVNKLALVFLACVVLSIMAIYAGVIKTAFAPPDIPVCLLGNRTLAKRSFETCAKTQVVSNGTVTTALWRLFCNGSSLSATCDEYFIQNNVTEIQGIPGVASGVFLDNLWSTYSDKGAFVEKKGVSSTPVSEESRPGALPYVLTDIMTYFTMLVGIYFPSVTGIMAGSNRSGDLKDAQKSIPTGTILAIVTTSFIYLSCIVLFGACIEGVVLRDKFGEALQGNLVIGMLAWPSPWVIVIGSFFSTCGAGLQSLTGAPRLLQAIARDGIIPFLQVFGHGKANGEPTWALLLTALICETGILIASLDSVAPILSMFFLMCYMFVNLACAVQTLLRTPNWRPRFKFYHWTLSFLGMSLCLALMFICSWYYALFAMLIAGCIYKYIEYRGAEKEWGDGIRGLSLNAARYALLRVEHGPPHTKNWRPQVLVMLNLDSEQCVKHPRLLSFTSQLKAGKGLTIVGSVLEGTFLDKHVEAQRAEENIRSLMGAEKTKGFCQLVVSSNLRDGASHLIQSAGLGGMKHNTVLMGWPESWKQADNPFSWKNFVDTVRDTTAAHQALLVAKNIDLFPQNQERFSDGNIDVWWIVHDGGMLMLLPFLLRQHKVWRKCRMRIFTVAQVDDNSIQMKKDLQMFLYHLRISAEVEVVEMVENDISAFTYEKTLMMEQRSQMLKQMQLSKNEREREAQLIHDRNTASHTTAAARTQAPPTPDKVQMTWTKEKLIAEKHRNKDTSASGFKDLFSLKPDQSNVRRMHTAVKLNGVVLNKSQDAQLVLLNMPGPPKNRQGDENYMEFLEVLTEGLNRVLLVRGGGREVITIYS